One Oryza sativa Japonica Group chromosome 8, ASM3414082v1 DNA window includes the following coding sequences:
- the LOC107275991 gene encoding probable pectinesterase 8 codes for MSTKFIVPLSCCISALVLLSSHLHSPAISSFLGILLDLAAPSLPFYLLTSGTTNSTGNHRYRDEYNPLCDDFPPEFPPPDTAAISIFCVDPNGCCNFTTVQAAVNAVPSFSKKRNVVWINKGIYYEKVTVPATKPNITFQGQGFDLTAISWNDTANSSHGTFYSGSVSVFATGFVAKNISFINVAPIPRPGDVGAQAVALRIGGDQAAFWGCGFFGAQDTLHDDRGRHYFKECFIQGSIDFIFGDARSLYENCRVISIADPVPAGVRTITGSVTAHARESVDDNTGYSFVNCSIGGTGRIWLGRAWRPYSTVVFAYTSMSDIIASEGWNDWNDPSRDQTVFYGEYRCTGDGANLSDRVPYAQKLSDVQVLPYLNTSFIDGDRWLKPYCDSLISA; via the exons ATGAGCACCAAATTTATCGTTCCTCTCTCTTGCTGCATATCTGCACTTGTGCTGCTCTCATCACATCTCCATAGTCCAGCCATTTCTTCATTCCTTGGAATCCTTCTTGATCTTGCAGCACCTTCCCTTCCATTCTATCTGCTAACATCTGGCACTACAAATTCTACTGGAAATCATCGGTATCGCGACGAATATAATCCGTTATGCGATGATTTCCCACCGGAATTTCCACCGCCAGATACCGCGGCAATTTCAATCTTCTGTGTCGATCCCAATGGCTGCTGCAACTTCACAACGGTGCAGGCAGCGGTCAATGCTGTTCCAAGCTTCAGCAAGAAGAGGAATGTTGTATGGATCAACAAGGGAATCTACTA TGAGAAGGTGACAGTCCCAGCAACCAAGCCCAACATCACATTTCAGGGCCAGGGATTCGATCTGACGGCAATTTCTTGGAACGACACTGCCAACTCATCGCATGGAACGTTCTACAGCGGTTCAGTGTCCGTTTTCGCAACAGGCTTTGTTGCGAAAAACATCAGCTTCATT AATGTGGCACCAATCCCAAGACCCGGTGATGTCGGTGCTCAGGCGGTAGCACTGAGGATCGGCGGTGACCAGGCAGCATTCTGGGGTTGCGGCTTCTTTGGTGCGCAAGATACGCTTCACGATGATCGTGGCCGGCATTACTTCAAGGAATGCTTCATCCAGGGTTCCATTGACTTTATCTTTGGAGATGCCAGGTCACTCTATGAA AATTGCAGGGTGATTTCCATAGCAGATCCTGTTCCTGCAGGGGTGAGAACCATCACAGGTTCAGTCACTGCGCATGCCCGGGAATCTGTAGACGACAACACTGGCTACTCTTTTGTCAATTGCAGCATTGGCGGCACCGGCAGGATATGGCTGGGGAGAGCATGGAGACCATATTCCACAGTCGTCTTCGCCTACACTTCAATGTCAGACATCATTGCCTCTGAAGGATGGAATGATTGGAATGATCCTTCAAGAGACCA GACTGTGTTCTATGGAGAGTACAGGTGCACGGGTGATGGTGCAAACTTATCAGATAGAGTGCCATATGCTCAGAAGCTTAGTGATGTGCAGGTTTTGCCTTACCTGAACACTTCTTTTATTGACGGAGACAGATGGCTAAAGCCATACTGTGATTCACTGATATCTGCTTGA
- the LOC4344934 gene encoding UDP-N-acetylglucosamine diphosphorylase 1: MAEIVVAPRAPAPAGRWGAAPPQELVERLKDYGQEGAFALWDELAPEERDFLVRDIESLDLARIDRIVRCSLRSQGVPLPAVEPVPESSVSTVEDRTPEDKQRWWKRGLKAISEGKLAVVLLAGGQGTRLGSSDPKGCFSIGLPSGKSLFQLQAERILCIQKLAAQSTDGTPQIHWYIMTSPFTDEATRKFFESHRYFGLEPDQVTFFQQGTIPCVSADGRFIMETPYKVARAPDGNGGVYAALKSQRLLDDMAGRGVKYVDCYGVDNVLVRVADPTFLGYFIDKGVSAAAKVVRKAYPQEKVGVFVQRGRGGPLSVVEYSEMDAAMTTEINQGTGRLRYCWSNVCLHMFTLDFLNQVTNSLEKDSIYHLAEKKIPSIHGYTAGLKLEQFIFDVFTYSPSTALFEILREEEFAPVKNANGATYDTPDSARLMLLRLHSRWVVAAGGFLTHSVPLYMTGVEVSPLSSYAGENLEAICRGRTFHAPSEISF, from the exons atggcggagatCGTGGtggcgccgcgggcgccggcgccggcggggaggtggggcgccgcgccgccgcaggaGCTGGTCGAGAGGCTCAAGGACTACGGCCAGGAGGGCGCCTTCGCGCTCTGGGACGAGCTCGCCCCCGAGGAGCGCGACTTCCTCGTCCGGGACATCGAG AGCCTAGATCTTGCTAGGATTGACCGGATCGTCCGATGCTCGCTCAGATCACAAG GTGTTCCTTTGCCAGCCGTCGAGCCTGTGCCGGAGTCGAGTGTCTCGACCGTCGAAGATAGAACTCCTGAGGACAAGCAGAGGTGGTGGAAGAGGGGCTTGAAAGCCATTTCAGAGGGGAAATTGGCTGTTGTCCTTTTGGCTGGTGGTCAG GGAACAAGGCTTGGCAGTTCTGATCCTAAGGGATGCTTCA GCATCGGGCTTCCATCTGGAAAGTCACTTTTCCAACTTCAAGCTGAACGAATTTTGTGCATACAGAAGCTGGCTGCTCAGTCCACTGATG GTACTCCACAAATACACTGGTATATAATGACTAGCCCCTTTACTGATGAAGCGACTCGAAAATTTTTTGAAAGCCACAGATATTTTGGCTTAGAGCCTGACCAA GTAACATTTTTCCAGCAAGGTACTATCCCATGTGTCTCAGCTGATGGAAGGTTTATTATGGAAACACCATACAAG GTAGCAAGGGCTCCTGATGGCAATGGTGGAGTGTATGCTG CTCTAAAATCTCAAAGGTTGCTGGACGATATGGCTGGAAGAGGTGTGAAATATGTAGATTGCTATGGAGTTGACAATGTATTG GTCCGTGTTGCTGATCCAACATTCCTAGGATATTTCATTGACAAGGGCGTGTCTGCTGCTGCAAAGGTCGTAAGGAAG GCATATCCACAGGAGAAAGTTGGAGTGTTTGTTCAGCGTGGCAGGGGTGGGCCTCTTTCTGTAGTTGAGTACAGTGAAATGGATGCAGCTATGACTACTGAAATAAATCAAGGCACAGGGCGCCTTCGTTATTGTTGGAGCAAT GTATGCCTGCATATGTTTACTTTGGATTTTCTTAATCAAGTAACAAATAGTCTTGAAAAGGACAGCAT TTACCATTTAGCAGAGAAGAAGATTCCTTCAATCCATGGGTACACGGCAGGCTTAAAGCTTGAACAGTTTATATTTGACGTGTTCACCTATTCTCCATCAACAGCTCTTTTTGAG ATTTTGAGGGAGGAGGAATTTGCACCAGTAAAGAATGCTAATGGTGCAACTTATGATACTCCTGATAGTGCCAGATTAATGCTGCTCCGCCTTCACAGCCGATGGGTGGTAGCTGCAGGTGGCTTTTTGACTCATTCCGTGCCCTTGTATATGACAG GTGTTGAAGTTTCTCCACTTAGCTCTTATGCGGGAGAGAACCTGGAAGCCATATGCCGTGGACGGACATTCCATGCACCGAGTGAGATTTCATTTTAG
- the LOC4344935 gene encoding small ribosomal subunit protein uS17 translates to MAEQTERAFLKQPKVFLCPKKSGKGKKPGKGGNRFWKNIGLGFKTPREAIEGTYIDKKCPFTGTVSIRGRIIAGTCHSAKMNRTIIVRRNYLHFVKKYQRYEKRHSNIPAHISPCFRVKEGDHVIIGQCRPLSKTVRFNVIKVIPAGSTGGGKKAFIAA, encoded by the exons ATGGCGGAGCAG ACTGAGAGAGCTTTCCTGAAGCAGCCCAAGGTCTTCCTTTG CCCAAAGAAATCTGGCAAAGGGAAGAAGCCTGGCAAGGGAGGTAACCGCTTCTGGAAGAATATTGGCCTTGGCTTCAAGACACCCCGGGAAGCAATTGAAG GGACCTACATCGATAAGAAATGCCCATTCACTGGAACTGTTTCTATCAGAGGTAGAATTATTGCTGGAACATGCCACAGTGCCAAGATGAATAGGACAATCATCGTACGCAGAAACTACCTCCATTTTGTGAAGAAATATCAGCG ATATGAAAAGAGGCACTCCAACATTCCAGCTCACATTTCTCCATGCTTCCGTGTTAAGGAAGGTGACCATGTCATCATTGGCCAGTGCAG GCCTTTATCAAAAACTGTGAGGTTCAACGTTATTAAAGTCATCCCAGCTGGTTCCACAGGTGGTGGGAAGAAAGCATTCATTGCAGCTTGA
- the LOC4344932 gene encoding uncharacterized protein isoform X1, whose protein sequence is MDYSNSSCSRTCSGLVRLNNTIESNEVLFSKTRSGLVRINSTVESNEVSLSKTRSGLIRGNTNVRSNEGSYSTTRSELAGANGVVDSNVGDLCSKTRSGLVRRNATLDSNEGSCSKTRSGLARGDGIVGLNQGSSSKTRSGLVRGGDIMNFSEGSSSKTRSGLVRGNTTVAASNGSYSATPSRFVRGNIIVGSKEGSCSRTRSGLVRESIQMDYSDSSCSRTRSGLVRRKPFMVQVKDEAAMNGLSDDCLKEDSPGKNEPNHKSNLVENSDKPVMKGPDGWWKEGMLTKNGSKYMSDPVQTKGEACINGLPGGQWKENSAEKNVSNHKNELVQRKDDLIVDGLPDGWWKEDRPRKNGSNLKTDPYYIDPVSGYEFRSLKDVHRFLKSGDIYKCIVRPRKRTIQDPCTIENQSHTATLLQHTRPGTADKAIQCELLTSEGLMLPWEEQLSPYRELNNPKKMPELEGMIASQKHAYKVDAPREKKSFPRKRKQPSAGGKPKKHKIVPAKMVAMPVRASPRLASLKITHDLNTEPEDELIGVNLVNEVQSTKENPTDKSRLNQAGISTEMTSVQERADNQLLSSQADTGNHIRVMEGDTTDSSQLRQADTVNQILTDQENAVSQLQSSHTDYFVQIRPRQEYVTNYSQSQLSRAATVNQIETNQRNMSGQLQSSQADSLDQIQTEQESSASRLQSSQADSFNEIHTIQEYITEQSESQVSHANQIQIDLGNTVDLLPSSQADAIFQMETTQEYITNQSQSRQADIVDHMQVNQDNTANQFHLRQADTVNRIQTMQESTTDQPQLIQALTVNQIQVNGENTANHVQSRQADTVNHIQLNQDNTVNQFQLRRADTVNRIQTMQDSTADQPHLIQALTVDQIHANRENVVNHFQSRQADTVNHIQVIQDNTANQFQFRRADTVNKIQTMQDSTTDQPRFIQALTVNQIQANGENTANYLQPNYAENNIMQVGFSLTPEPEEAPATSFWRNVANQELPVSMQTDGKPVVSSALNVEYQNVPATAPAQPTRAPHPEAASYPSGLAVPSLFGNSWSDPCIEFAFKTLRGDIPVLDDTSAVEQYFPQHDLNKPPSPDYSASPSCFSSSFDNTRNFTQVDHASLPAPNPSDKLYNGGWFPPK, encoded by the exons ATGGATTACAGCAACAGTTCATGTTCTAGAACATGCAGTGGGCTTGTTAGGTTAAACAACACTATAGAGTCCAATGAGGTTCTGTTTTCTAAAACAAGAAGTGGGCTTGTTAGGATAAACAGCACTGTAGAGTCCAATGAGGTTTCGCTTTCTAAAACAAGAAGTGGGCTTATTAGGGGAAACACCAATGTGAGATCCAATGAAGGTTCATATTCTACAACACGAAGTGAGCTTGCTGGGGCAAATGGCGTTGTGGATTCCAACGTGGGAGATTTATGTTCTAAAACACGAAGTGGGCTTGTTAGAAGAAATGCCACTTTGGATTCCAATGAGGGATCATGTTCTAAAACACGAAGTGGGCTTGCTAGGGGAGATGGCATTGTGGGTTTAAATCAAGGTTCATCCTCTAAAACAAGAAGTGGGCTTGTTAGGGGAGGTGACATTATGAATTTCAGTGAAGGTTCATCCTCTAAAACACGAAGTGGGCTTGTTAGGGGAAACACTACTGTGGCTGCCAGTAATGGTTCATATTCTGCAACTCCAAGCAGGTTTGTTAGAGGAAACATCATTGTGGGTTCCAAAGAGGGGTCATGTTCAAGAACAAGAAGTGGGCTTGTCAGAGAAAGCATCCAGATGGATTACAGTGACAGTTCATGCTCTAGAACTCGAAGTGGGCTTGTCAGAAGAAAGCCCTTTATG GTTCAAGTCAAGGATGAAGCTGCCATGAATGGGCTGTCTGATGACTGTTTGAAAGAGGACAGTCCAGGAAAGAATGAACCAAATCACAAGAGTAATCTG GTTGAAAATAGTGATAAACCAGTCATGAAGGGGCCTGATGGATGgtggaaagaaggcatgctaACAAAGAATGGGTCAAAGTACATGAGTGACCCG GTTCAAACCAAGGGTGAAGCATGCATCAATGGGCTTCCCGGTGGACAATGGAAAGAAAACAGTGCGGAAAAGAATGTATCAAATCACAAGAATGAGCTG GTTCAAAGAAAGGATGATCTAATTGTTGATGGGCTTCCTGATGGATGGTGGAAAGAGGACAGACCAAGGAAGAATGGATCAAATCTGAAGACTGATCCG TACTACATTGATCCAGTCAGTGGATATGAATTTCGCTCTCTGAAGGATGTGCACCGTTTTCTTAAATCAGGGGACATCTATAAATGCATTGTAAGGCCAAGAAAGAGAACTATCCAAGATCCTTGTACTATTGAAAACCAATCTCAT ACAGCAACATTGTTGCAACATACAAGGCCAGGTACCGCCGACAAGGCCATTCAATGTGAATTGCTAACTTCAGAAGGTCTCATGCTGCCGTGGGAGGAACAGCTCAGTCCATATAGAGAACTCAACAACCCAAAAAAGATGCCCGAGTTGGAGGGCATGATAGCATCTCAAAAACATGCCTACAAAGTTGATGCTCCAAGGGAAAAGAAATCTTTtccgagaaaaagaaaacagccAAGTGCAGGAGGGAAGCCCAAGAAGCATAAAATCGTCCCTGCAAAAATGGTTGCCATGCCTGTCCGAGCATCACCTCGCTTAGCTTCACTGAAGATCACTCATGATTTAAATACTGAGCCTGAAGATGAACTTATCGGTGTAAATCTTGTCAATGAGGTACAGTCTACTAAAGAAAATCCTACTGATAAGTCACGATTGAACCAAGCAGGCATTTCCACTGAAATGACGTCTGTTCAGGAAAGGGCTGACAATCAGTTGCTGTCAAGCCAAGCAGACACCGGGAATCACATACGTGTTATGGAGGGGGACACTACAGATTCGTCACAGCTGAGACAAGCTGACACTGTGAACCAAATACTCACAGATCAGGAAAATGCTGTCAGTCAATTACAGTCGAGCCACACAGATTATTTTGTTCAAATACGACCTAGACAAGAATACGTTACCAATTACTCACAATCACAGTTGAGCCGTGCTGCCACTGTGAATCAAATAGAGACTAATCAAAGGAACATGTCAGGTCAGTTGCAGTCTAGCCAAGCAGATTCTCTGGATCAAATACAGACAGAGCAGGAAAGTTCTGCCAGTCGGTTACAGTCAAGCCAAGCAGACTCTTTCAATGAAATACATACTATACAAGAATACATTACTGAACAGTCAGAGTCACAAGTAAGCCATGCAAATCAAATACAGATTGATCTAGGAAACACTGTCGATCTGTTGCCGTCGAGCCAAGCAGACGCCATATTTCAAATGGAGACTACACAAGAATACATTACCAACCAGTCTCAGTCAAGACAAGCAGATATTGTGGATCATATGCAGGTTAATCAGGATAACACTGCTAATCAGTTCCATTTGAGACAAGCTGACACAGTCAACAGAATACAAACTATGCAGGAGAGCACCACTGATCAGCCACAGCTCATCCAAGCTTTAACTGTGAATCAAATACAGGTCAATGGGGAAAACACTGCCAATCACGTCCAGTCAAGGCAAGCAGATACTGTGAATCATATACAGCTTAATCAGGATAACACTGTCAATCAGTTCCAGTTGAGACGAGCTGACACAGTCAACAGAATACAAACTATGCAGGATAGCACCGCTGATCAGCCACATCTCATCCAAGCTTTAACTGTGGATCAAATACATGCCAATAGGGAAAACGTTGTCAATCACTTCCAGTCAAGGCAAGCAGATACTGTGAATCATATACAGGTTATTCAGGATAACACTGCCAATCAGTTCCAGTTTAGACGAGCTGACACAGTCAACAAAATACAAACTATGCAGGATAGCACCACTGATCAGCCACGGTTCATCCAAGCATTAACTGTGAATCAAATACAGGCCAATGGGGAAAATACTGCAAATTACTTACAGCCAAATTATGCTGAAAATAATATCATGCAAGTTGGTTTCTCTTTAACTCCTGAGCCGGAAGAAGCACCTGCCACAAGCTTTTGGAGAAATGTTGCAAATCAGGAGTTACCGGTTTCCATGCAAACAGATGGAAAACCTGTTGTGAGCTCTGCGTTAAATGTTGAATACCAAAATGTGCCAGCCACAGCACCCGCTCAGCCAACGCGAGCTCCACATCCTGAAGCAGCCTCCTATCCGTCTGGGCTGGCTGTGCCATCTCTATTTGGGAATTCCTGGTCAGATCCATGCATTGAGTTTGCCTTCAAGACCCTTAGAGGTGACATTCCTGTTCTGGATGATACTTCAGCTGTTGAACAATACTTCCCTCAACATGACTTGAATAAACCTCCATCACCAGATTATTCTGCTTCACCAAGTTGTTTTAGTTCCTCTTTTGACAATACTAGAAACTTTACACAAGTCGACCATGCCAGCCTCCCAGCACCGAATCCGTCAGATAAACTATACAATGGTGGTTGGTTCCCTCCCAAGTGA
- the LOC4344932 gene encoding uncharacterized protein isoform X2: MDYSNSSCSRTCSGLVRLNNTIESNEVLFSKTRSGLVRINSTVESNEVSLSKTRSGLIRGNTNVRSNEGSYSTTRSELAGANGVVDSNVGDLCSKTRSGLVRRNATLDSNEGSCSKTRSGLARGDGIVGLNQGSSSKTRSGLVRGGDIMNFSEGSSSKTRSGLVRGNTTVAASNGSYSATPSRFVRGNIIVGSKEGSCSRTRSGLVRESIQMDYSDSSCSRTRSGLVRRKPFMVQVKDEAAMNGLSDDCLKEDSPGKNEPNHKSNLVENSDKPVMKGPDGWWKEGMLTKNGSKYMSDPVQTKGEACINGLPGGQWKENSAEKNVSNHKNELVQRKDDLIVDGLPDGWWKEDRPRKNGSNLKTDPYYIDPVSGYEFRSLKDVHRFLKSGDIYKCITATLLQHTRPGTADKAIQCELLTSEGLMLPWEEQLSPYRELNNPKKMPELEGMIASQKHAYKVDAPREKKSFPRKRKQPSAGGKPKKHKIVPAKMVAMPVRASPRLASLKITHDLNTEPEDELIGVNLVNEVQSTKENPTDKSRLNQAGISTEMTSVQERADNQLLSSQADTGNHIRVMEGDTTDSSQLRQADTVNQILTDQENAVSQLQSSHTDYFVQIRPRQEYVTNYSQSQLSRAATVNQIETNQRNMSGQLQSSQADSLDQIQTEQESSASRLQSSQADSFNEIHTIQEYITEQSESQVSHANQIQIDLGNTVDLLPSSQADAIFQMETTQEYITNQSQSRQADIVDHMQVNQDNTANQFHLRQADTVNRIQTMQESTTDQPQLIQALTVNQIQVNGENTANHVQSRQADTVNHIQLNQDNTVNQFQLRRADTVNRIQTMQDSTADQPHLIQALTVDQIHANRENVVNHFQSRQADTVNHIQVIQDNTANQFQFRRADTVNKIQTMQDSTTDQPRFIQALTVNQIQANGENTANYLQPNYAENNIMQVGFSLTPEPEEAPATSFWRNVANQELPVSMQTDGKPVVSSALNVEYQNVPATAPAQPTRAPHPEAASYPSGLAVPSLFGNSWSDPCIEFAFKTLRGDIPVLDDTSAVEQYFPQHDLNKPPSPDYSASPSCFSSSFDNTRNFTQVDHASLPAPNPSDKLYNGGWFPPK, encoded by the exons ATGGATTACAGCAACAGTTCATGTTCTAGAACATGCAGTGGGCTTGTTAGGTTAAACAACACTATAGAGTCCAATGAGGTTCTGTTTTCTAAAACAAGAAGTGGGCTTGTTAGGATAAACAGCACTGTAGAGTCCAATGAGGTTTCGCTTTCTAAAACAAGAAGTGGGCTTATTAGGGGAAACACCAATGTGAGATCCAATGAAGGTTCATATTCTACAACACGAAGTGAGCTTGCTGGGGCAAATGGCGTTGTGGATTCCAACGTGGGAGATTTATGTTCTAAAACACGAAGTGGGCTTGTTAGAAGAAATGCCACTTTGGATTCCAATGAGGGATCATGTTCTAAAACACGAAGTGGGCTTGCTAGGGGAGATGGCATTGTGGGTTTAAATCAAGGTTCATCCTCTAAAACAAGAAGTGGGCTTGTTAGGGGAGGTGACATTATGAATTTCAGTGAAGGTTCATCCTCTAAAACACGAAGTGGGCTTGTTAGGGGAAACACTACTGTGGCTGCCAGTAATGGTTCATATTCTGCAACTCCAAGCAGGTTTGTTAGAGGAAACATCATTGTGGGTTCCAAAGAGGGGTCATGTTCAAGAACAAGAAGTGGGCTTGTCAGAGAAAGCATCCAGATGGATTACAGTGACAGTTCATGCTCTAGAACTCGAAGTGGGCTTGTCAGAAGAAAGCCCTTTATG GTTCAAGTCAAGGATGAAGCTGCCATGAATGGGCTGTCTGATGACTGTTTGAAAGAGGACAGTCCAGGAAAGAATGAACCAAATCACAAGAGTAATCTG GTTGAAAATAGTGATAAACCAGTCATGAAGGGGCCTGATGGATGgtggaaagaaggcatgctaACAAAGAATGGGTCAAAGTACATGAGTGACCCG GTTCAAACCAAGGGTGAAGCATGCATCAATGGGCTTCCCGGTGGACAATGGAAAGAAAACAGTGCGGAAAAGAATGTATCAAATCACAAGAATGAGCTG GTTCAAAGAAAGGATGATCTAATTGTTGATGGGCTTCCTGATGGATGGTGGAAAGAGGACAGACCAAGGAAGAATGGATCAAATCTGAAGACTGATCCG TACTACATTGATCCAGTCAGTGGATATGAATTTCGCTCTCTGAAGGATGTGCACCGTTTTCTTAAATCAGGGGACATCTATAAATGCATT ACAGCAACATTGTTGCAACATACAAGGCCAGGTACCGCCGACAAGGCCATTCAATGTGAATTGCTAACTTCAGAAGGTCTCATGCTGCCGTGGGAGGAACAGCTCAGTCCATATAGAGAACTCAACAACCCAAAAAAGATGCCCGAGTTGGAGGGCATGATAGCATCTCAAAAACATGCCTACAAAGTTGATGCTCCAAGGGAAAAGAAATCTTTtccgagaaaaagaaaacagccAAGTGCAGGAGGGAAGCCCAAGAAGCATAAAATCGTCCCTGCAAAAATGGTTGCCATGCCTGTCCGAGCATCACCTCGCTTAGCTTCACTGAAGATCACTCATGATTTAAATACTGAGCCTGAAGATGAACTTATCGGTGTAAATCTTGTCAATGAGGTACAGTCTACTAAAGAAAATCCTACTGATAAGTCACGATTGAACCAAGCAGGCATTTCCACTGAAATGACGTCTGTTCAGGAAAGGGCTGACAATCAGTTGCTGTCAAGCCAAGCAGACACCGGGAATCACATACGTGTTATGGAGGGGGACACTACAGATTCGTCACAGCTGAGACAAGCTGACACTGTGAACCAAATACTCACAGATCAGGAAAATGCTGTCAGTCAATTACAGTCGAGCCACACAGATTATTTTGTTCAAATACGACCTAGACAAGAATACGTTACCAATTACTCACAATCACAGTTGAGCCGTGCTGCCACTGTGAATCAAATAGAGACTAATCAAAGGAACATGTCAGGTCAGTTGCAGTCTAGCCAAGCAGATTCTCTGGATCAAATACAGACAGAGCAGGAAAGTTCTGCCAGTCGGTTACAGTCAAGCCAAGCAGACTCTTTCAATGAAATACATACTATACAAGAATACATTACTGAACAGTCAGAGTCACAAGTAAGCCATGCAAATCAAATACAGATTGATCTAGGAAACACTGTCGATCTGTTGCCGTCGAGCCAAGCAGACGCCATATTTCAAATGGAGACTACACAAGAATACATTACCAACCAGTCTCAGTCAAGACAAGCAGATATTGTGGATCATATGCAGGTTAATCAGGATAACACTGCTAATCAGTTCCATTTGAGACAAGCTGACACAGTCAACAGAATACAAACTATGCAGGAGAGCACCACTGATCAGCCACAGCTCATCCAAGCTTTAACTGTGAATCAAATACAGGTCAATGGGGAAAACACTGCCAATCACGTCCAGTCAAGGCAAGCAGATACTGTGAATCATATACAGCTTAATCAGGATAACACTGTCAATCAGTTCCAGTTGAGACGAGCTGACACAGTCAACAGAATACAAACTATGCAGGATAGCACCGCTGATCAGCCACATCTCATCCAAGCTTTAACTGTGGATCAAATACATGCCAATAGGGAAAACGTTGTCAATCACTTCCAGTCAAGGCAAGCAGATACTGTGAATCATATACAGGTTATTCAGGATAACACTGCCAATCAGTTCCAGTTTAGACGAGCTGACACAGTCAACAAAATACAAACTATGCAGGATAGCACCACTGATCAGCCACGGTTCATCCAAGCATTAACTGTGAATCAAATACAGGCCAATGGGGAAAATACTGCAAATTACTTACAGCCAAATTATGCTGAAAATAATATCATGCAAGTTGGTTTCTCTTTAACTCCTGAGCCGGAAGAAGCACCTGCCACAAGCTTTTGGAGAAATGTTGCAAATCAGGAGTTACCGGTTTCCATGCAAACAGATGGAAAACCTGTTGTGAGCTCTGCGTTAAATGTTGAATACCAAAATGTGCCAGCCACAGCACCCGCTCAGCCAACGCGAGCTCCACATCCTGAAGCAGCCTCCTATCCGTCTGGGCTGGCTGTGCCATCTCTATTTGGGAATTCCTGGTCAGATCCATGCATTGAGTTTGCCTTCAAGACCCTTAGAGGTGACATTCCTGTTCTGGATGATACTTCAGCTGTTGAACAATACTTCCCTCAACATGACTTGAATAAACCTCCATCACCAGATTATTCTGCTTCACCAAGTTGTTTTAGTTCCTCTTTTGACAATACTAGAAACTTTACACAAGTCGACCATGCCAGCCTCCCAGCACCGAATCCGTCAGATAAACTATACAATGGTGGTTGGTTCCCTCCCAAGTGA